Below is a genomic region from Corvus hawaiiensis isolate bCorHaw1 chromosome 24, bCorHaw1.pri.cur, whole genome shotgun sequence.
AGTGGAGTTAAATGCAGATTCAATTTTCACTGACGATGGGTTACCATGAAAAATTCTCCATGTCAATACAGCCAAATCCAATGCTGTTTTCACTTTGACACGCAGCATTCTGAGAAGGACTCAGGAATAAAATATCCCCAGAAAGCATCATGGGCCAGGTCCTTGGCTAGAAATTAATGGATGTGACTCCTGGGTCTCTCCCACAGAGAGTTTATCCATAACACATAGTTTATACCTGACAACTGTAGTTACCTAACAAGTAAAAGAGCCCAGTGTTGCTTCTGCACCAAAGTAAATTAGGAATAACTCTactaaaaaaagcagcattacaCAATCATAAAACACCTATGGAAAAGGAATTAAGCTGAGGAACACTAATTGGATGTGCTAATTCTGTGCTCGCCGCCAGGCCCCTGTTGTGCAAGGTGAACCTTCAGTGATGCCctgagctccagcccagcctgtgccgaggccagaggagctgggctgggtggccactcactcactcagtgccctgtgctgtgACACCCAGTGCAGCGGGCAATAAATGGCAGGACAAGTTGGACAAGGTTTTTAGAGCAAAATCCACACTGCATATTTTTCTGGGGAGCAGTGGCCCAGCGTCCCCACCCATCCCTCGGCACAGTGCTCACTGCTGGCCGTAGCTCACACGCTGCTGGGACGTTGAGGTCACGCCAGCTGCTGTTTCAGTGCTTTAttgcctgggctctgctgctctcagctATGGTTTTCTGCCGTGCATGGATCTCCACTTCATGATGTTGGCGTTCTCCACGTCGATCTTCCTCCGGCAGTGGTCGGTGCCCTCCTGGAAGCGGGCCCTGCAGAAGGGCTTCTGCATGGTGCAGAAGGGGGCCAGGGAGTTGGAGCACTCTGGGCGGTAGAAGACGAAGTCGAAGGAGCCGAGGGGACGGCCCCCGGTGTGGGCAACAAACGGGACAAAgcgagagcccagaggaggagctggaggcggTCGGTTCCTCGGCATGGGAGGTGTGTTGGTGACCTCTGGCATTGCTTTGGCCTTCTCCATTCC
It encodes:
- the GUCA1ANB gene encoding putative uncharacterized protein GUCA1ANB gives rise to the protein MDREPARANDDKGSWGWQGQQSVLQSPAVLQAAEVAKTPEAPGKDHTRPEGMEKAKAMPEVTNTPPMPRNRPPPAPPLGSRFVPFVAHTGGRPLGSFDFVFYRPECSNSLAPFCTMQKPFCRARFQEGTDHCRRKIDVENANIMKWRSMHGRKP